In Helicobacter mastomyrinus, a single genomic region encodes these proteins:
- the nuoL gene encoding NADH-quinone oxidoreductase subunit L has product MTLGNETLIQLVYIALFAPLCGAIFAAFFGHRQKCLIAGIVPTLLLCISFVASLLLFISLYQADLIIHIDFLTWIEAGDFYSSFGYMVDVISVSMMLVVSLISMLVHIYSIGYMRHDKGFNRYFSYLSAFVFSMMLLVMSDNFLGLFAGWEGVGLCSYLLIGFWYEKTSANFASIEAFVMNRIADLALIIGIFLIVYHCESLKYEEVFLSLQTENFDNSLFVWIGALLFVGAMGKSAQFPFHTWLADAMEGPTPVSALIHAATMVTAGVYLVVRCSPIYQMIPDVSFFIASLGTFVAIFGASMALVNRDLKRIIAYSTLSQLGYMFVAAGFGAYWVALFHLITHAFFKSLLFLGAGNVMHAMNDKLDITKMGGLHKPLRYTMIMMCIASVALAGIYPFAGFFSKDLILEIAFSEHTLIWTMLLISALFTAFYSFRLLMLVFFVPKSHHEHPHEAYPYMLLAMLPLAILSIIAGLGEVLEHFLSGYIPYTLPTLPTQTHFLLIGATLSLVALVALFSIIKYAKGGFSTFWERTFIYKILYNNYYIPKLYECFFIKPYQKCALFLWHKIEIGIDHFTDTIAHYVRALGGKLSLIQNGSLTRMLTLMIGGLTLLLLACALYFIWRQL; this is encoded by the coding sequence ATGACACTCGGTAATGAAACACTCATTCAATTAGTCTATATCGCGCTTTTTGCGCCACTTTGCGGAGCTATTTTTGCAGCATTTTTTGGACATAGACAAAAATGCCTTATCGCTGGGATTGTCCCTACACTCTTGCTTTGTATCTCCTTTGTGGCTTCTTTGCTACTCTTTATAAGCCTTTATCAAGCTGATTTGATTATCCACATTGATTTTCTCACTTGGATTGAAGCGGGGGATTTTTATAGCTCTTTTGGCTATATGGTTGATGTTATTAGCGTGAGTATGATGCTTGTTGTAAGCCTTATTTCTATGCTCGTGCATATCTATTCTATTGGCTATATGAGGCACGATAAGGGATTTAACCGCTATTTTAGCTATTTAAGTGCGTTTGTGTTTTCTATGATGTTGCTAGTAATGAGTGATAATTTTCTTGGGCTTTTTGCTGGTTGGGAGGGCGTGGGGCTATGCTCTTATCTGCTTATTGGCTTTTGGTATGAAAAGACAAGTGCAAATTTTGCCTCCATAGAAGCCTTTGTGATGAATAGAATCGCCGATCTTGCACTTATTATAGGGATTTTCCTTATTGTATATCATTGTGAAAGTCTAAAATACGAAGAAGTATTTTTATCATTGCAAACAGAAAATTTTGATAATAGCTTATTTGTGTGGATTGGAGCATTACTCTTTGTAGGAGCTATGGGTAAATCTGCGCAATTCCCTTTCCATACGTGGCTTGCTGATGCGATGGAGGGACCCACACCTGTATCAGCCCTCATACACGCTGCCACAATGGTAACCGCAGGAGTATATCTCGTGGTGCGCTGCTCTCCAATCTATCAAATGATACCCGATGTAAGTTTTTTCATCGCCTCGCTTGGCACGTTTGTAGCCATTTTTGGCGCGAGTATGGCACTTGTAAATAGGGATTTAAAGCGAATCATCGCCTACTCTACCCTGTCGCAACTTGGCTATATGTTTGTCGCAGCAGGGTTTGGGGCGTATTGGGTAGCGCTCTTTCACCTCATTACTCACGCATTTTTCAAATCCCTGCTTTTCTTGGGTGCAGGAAATGTAATGCACGCTATGAATGATAAGCTTGATATTACTAAAATGGGCGGTTTGCATAAGCCATTACGCTACACGATGATAATGATGTGTATCGCCTCTGTGGCACTAGCGGGAATCTACCCCTTTGCAGGATTTTTCTCTAAAGATTTGATTTTAGAAATCGCCTTTTCAGAGCATACATTAATATGGACCATGCTGCTTATATCTGCACTTTTTACGGCATTTTATAGCTTTAGATTACTTATGCTTGTATTCTTTGTGCCTAAATCTCATCACGAACACCCTCACGAAGCCTATCCCTATATGCTTTTAGCTATGCTACCCTTAGCTATTCTCTCTATCATCGCTGGGCTTGGAGAGGTGTTAGAGCATTTCTTAAGTGGGTATATTCCCTATACACTGCCCACACTCCCTACACAAACACATTTCTTGCTAATTGGCGCTACACTCTCACTTGTCGCTCTTGTGGCACTCTTTAGTATTATTAAATACGCTAAAGGTGGCTTTAGCACATTTTGGGAGCGCACTTTTATCTACAAGATTCTCTATAATAACTACTATATCCCCAAACTCTATGAATGTTTTTTTATCAAGCCCTATCAAAAATGTGCCCTATTCTTATGGCATAAAATAGAAATAGGCATTGATCACTTTACAGACACTATCGCGCATTATGTAAGGGCACTAGGGGGCAAACTCTCACTTATTCAAAATGGCTCACTTACGCGTATGCTTACACTTATGATTGGAGGATTGACTCTCTTACTCCTTGCGTGTGCGCTTTATTTTATATGGAGGCAGTTATGA
- the nuoD gene encoding NADH dehydrogenase (quinone) subunit D, with the protein MKQNYTRLKPNFENIFFEQENDKMVLNFGPQHPSAHGQLRLILELDNEKIIKATPDIGYLHRGIEKLAENMIYNEFMPTTDRLDYIAATSNNYAFALGVEKLIGVEVPLRAQVIRTMLLEINRIISHIFFLGVHGMDVGALSIFLYCFVEREYGLDLMEDYCGARLTHNAIRIGGVPLDLPNGFLESVEKFTQSVPKTLDLVRGLLDKNRIWRIRLEGVGQVSQDFIKQWGLSGIMARGSGIKWDIRKHNPYELYPQLDFEAPIANEGDCYARYQLYIEEIYQSLKILKQLITLYPSTPPEIMAKDARYLSAPKEDIMTQNYSLMQHFVLVTQGMRPPVGEVYVPTESPKGELGFFIASLGGTSPHRLKIRTPSFHHTGALQELLVGHYLADIPTIIGSTNIVFGEVDR; encoded by the coding sequence ATGAAGCAAAATTACACGAGATTAAAACCAAATTTTGAAAATATCTTTTTTGAGCAAGAAAATGATAAAATGGTGCTTAACTTTGGACCCCAGCACCCCTCTGCTCACGGACAGCTCCGCCTAATTTTAGAACTTGATAATGAAAAAATCATCAAGGCTACACCTGATATTGGTTATCTCCATCGTGGCATTGAAAAACTAGCTGAAAATATGATTTATAATGAGTTTATGCCTACAACCGATAGACTTGATTATATCGCCGCTACAAGCAATAACTATGCCTTTGCGCTAGGAGTAGAAAAGCTCATTGGTGTAGAAGTGCCTTTACGTGCGCAGGTTATCCGCACTATGCTTTTAGAAATTAATCGCATTATCTCACATATCTTTTTCCTCGGTGTACATGGTATGGACGTGGGTGCGCTTTCTATATTTTTGTATTGTTTTGTAGAGCGCGAGTATGGCTTGGATTTAATGGAGGATTACTGCGGAGCAAGACTTACGCATAATGCCATTCGTATCGGTGGTGTGCCGCTTGATTTACCCAATGGATTCCTAGAGAGTGTAGAGAAATTCACACAGAGTGTGCCCAAAACGCTTGATTTGGTGCGAGGTTTGCTTGATAAAAATAGAATCTGGCGCATTCGCTTAGAGGGCGTGGGGCAGGTATCACAGGATTTTATCAAGCAATGGGGTTTAAGCGGTATTATGGCACGAGGCAGCGGTATCAAATGGGATATTCGTAAGCATAATCCCTATGAGCTTTATCCACAGCTTGATTTTGAAGCGCCTATCGCTAATGAGGGGGATTGCTATGCGCGCTATCAGCTCTATATTGAGGAAATCTACCAATCCCTAAAGATTCTAAAACAACTCATCACCCTCTACCCTAGCACACCACCAGAGATTATGGCAAAAGATGCACGTTATCTCTCTGCGCCCAAAGAGGATATTATGACGCAAAATTACTCCCTTATGCAGCACTTTGTGCTTGTAACTCAAGGTATGCGCCCACCTGTAGGAGAAGTATATGTCCCTACCGAATCTCCTAAGGGTGAGTTAGGTTTCTTTATCGCCTCTCTTGGCGGCACATCGCCACATCGTTTAAAAATCCGCACCCCAAGCTTCCATCACACAGGAGCATTACAAGAACTTTTAGTAGGACATTATCTCGCAGATATTCCCACCATCATTGGCTCTACCAACATTGTTTTTGGCGAAGTGGATAGGTAA
- a CDS encoding NADH-quinone oxidoreductase subunit M, protein MNYLLSIIIFFPSFAATLLYVLKGENSRIFGIIAAALELLFVVLLWSEFNVGYGGIQFSSHIDIIHSYGISYYVGVDGISLFLIALNALITLLALCLFKYLKTSLIIATLCLESIMMGVFSALDVMLFYIFWELSLLPILYTLGVWGGEKRIYAAIKYFIYAFGGSIIMLLGILYFAYQYKLVMGVWSFNLLDWYQISLDWQTQKWLFVAFFVGMAVKIPLFPLHSWQPHTYTQAPFIGSALLSAVVSKMGAYALLRFVLPLFPNASDSLNVFIGIICVFMIVYGAMISFVQKDLKTLLAYSSLSHMGIIVLGIFALNAEGLSGAVFFMVTHGLVVAGLFFLVGVVYERVQTQQISSLQGLAHSLPKLSSVFGIVMMCSLGLPLTMGFVGEVLCLYGYFQVSPLIAFLAGSSFFVGAIYMLVVFKKVFLGTTLPQYSTLKDLRLREKSIFIPIIAFIICFGIYPKPILEPIDSSVQTLVKTIEAKILSYGSNRIIEGQNPYPYEHIPNDFDDEGMLIIPNIGD, encoded by the coding sequence ATGAATTACCTTCTAAGCATTATTATCTTTTTTCCATCATTTGCTGCAACCCTCTTATATGTGCTAAAGGGTGAAAATAGTCGCATATTTGGCATTATTGCAGCAGCTTTGGAGTTGCTTTTTGTCGTGCTTTTATGGAGTGAGTTTAATGTAGGCTATGGGGGGATTCAGTTCTCTAGCCATATAGACATTATCCATTCTTATGGTATAAGCTATTATGTAGGTGTTGATGGCATCTCGCTTTTTCTCATTGCACTTAATGCACTCATTACACTTCTTGCACTATGTCTTTTTAAATATCTCAAAACTTCGCTCATCATTGCTACCTTATGTCTTGAAAGCATTATGATGGGTGTGTTTAGCGCACTTGATGTAATGCTCTTTTACATCTTTTGGGAGCTTTCACTTCTGCCTATACTCTATACGCTTGGTGTATGGGGTGGAGAGAAGAGAATCTATGCCGCCATTAAATACTTTATCTATGCCTTTGGCGGCTCGATTATTATGTTACTAGGGATTTTATATTTTGCTTATCAATATAAGCTCGTTATGGGAGTATGGAGTTTTAATCTCCTTGATTGGTATCAAATCTCCCTTGATTGGCAGACTCAAAAATGGCTTTTTGTCGCATTTTTTGTCGGTATGGCAGTAAAGATTCCTCTCTTTCCGCTGCATTCTTGGCAGCCACATACCTACACACAAGCGCCATTTATTGGCTCCGCACTTCTATCGGCTGTGGTGAGCAAAATGGGGGCTTACGCTCTCTTGCGCTTTGTATTACCGCTTTTCCCTAATGCAAGCGATTCCCTCAATGTCTTTATTGGTATTATTTGTGTCTTTATGATTGTCTATGGAGCGATGATAAGCTTTGTGCAAAAAGATCTAAAAACTCTCCTTGCTTATAGCTCACTTTCGCATATGGGTATCATCGTGCTGGGTATCTTTGCGCTTAATGCAGAGGGCTTAAGCGGAGCGGTGTTTTTTATGGTAACACACGGACTTGTTGTCGCGGGGCTTTTCTTCCTTGTGGGTGTGGTGTATGAGCGAGTGCAGACACAGCAAATATCATCATTGCAAGGCTTAGCCCATAGTCTGCCCAAATTAAGTAGCGTCTTTGGCATAGTGATGATGTGTTCTCTAGGATTACCTCTCACTATGGGTTTTGTGGGTGAGGTGCTATGCCTATATGGATACTTTCAAGTAAGTCCTCTTATCGCATTCTTGGCAGGAAGCAGCTTTTTTGTTGGGGCGATTTATATGCTTGTGGTTTTCAAAAAAGTTTTTCTAGGCACTACACTTCCGCAATACAGCACCCTTAAAGATTTACGTCTAAGAGAAAAAAGTATCTTTATACCCATCATCGCCTTTATTATCTGTTTTGGAATCTATCCCAAACCCATACTTGAGCCTATAGATTCCAGTGTGCAAACACTTGTAAAAACCATTGAAGCAAAAATTCTCTCCTATGGCTCAAATCGTATCATAGAAGGGCAAAATCCTTATCCTTACGAGCATATCCCTAATGATTTTGATGATGAAGGAATGCTCATTATCCCCAACATAGGAGATTAA
- a CDS encoding NADH-ubiquinone oxidoreductase subunit E family protein, whose translation MKRYDLRHLANDFDKRMNEICDTLQDGEVAIFLFEVRDFTNVQKAIDCILHHGDELLNSLRFNEVDWTIVVRRKAQ comes from the coding sequence ATGAAACGATATGATTTACGGCACTTAGCAAATGATTTTGATAAAAGAATGAATGAAATATGCGATACATTGCAGGATGGCGAGGTAGCTATTTTCCTCTTTGAAGTGCGGGATTTTACTAATGTGCAAAAGGCGATTGATTGTATCTTGCATCATGGTGATGAATTACTTAATAGCCTCCGTTTTAATGAAGTGGATTGGACTATCGTAGTAAGGAGAAAAGCACAATGA
- the nuoK gene encoding NADH-quinone oxidoreductase subunit NuoK has product MVSLNHYLLLCAICFSIGLFGILKRRNILMLFFATEILLNSINIGFVAIASYLNDLQGEIFALFIIAIAAAEIAVGLGLVVIWYRKHRTLDISTIENLKG; this is encoded by the coding sequence ATGGTTAGCCTCAATCACTATTTACTGCTATGTGCAATCTGCTTTTCTATAGGGCTTTTTGGCATATTAAAAAGACGCAATATACTTATGCTATTTTTTGCTACTGAAATCTTACTTAATAGCATTAATATCGGCTTTGTGGCGATTGCTTCATATCTTAATGACTTGCAAGGTGAGATTTTCGCACTTTTTATTATCGCTATTGCTGCGGCGGAAATCGCTGTGGGATTGGGGCTTGTGGTGATTTGGTATAGGAAGCATCGCACACTTGATATAAGCACGATAGAAAATCTCAAAGGATAA
- a CDS encoding NADH-quinone oxidoreductase subunit G — translation MSEITITINGQNIACNESESILQIARRKGIEIPAICYLSNCSPTVACKLCMVDIDGKRNYSCNAKAKDGMNILTHTPEILEERNAIMQSYDVNHPLQCGVCDKSGECELQNYTLKMNVTTQEYHIKESDKPHKSWAKAVYDPNLCIMCERCATTCKDNLGESKLKAQKAPLEPLDNALWKDSMPKDALSVWARKQKALIDFVSDTPCFDCGECISVCPVGALSTNDFKYKSNAWELKKIDSTCFHCPMGCKITYEVRHNDTLGTPHIYRIKNDFYFNPICGAGRYGYDVSSSINPTQNLQAAIEAFKKATHINIGNQTTNEEAFVLNHLAKSLNCTLHNDEALHFKHFINTFLTYARKSMLNHLDSFRESQNAIIIGSALNYQVPNLRYMLNNKLKLLKGSQAIYMHPLDDSLTTSLSKNLTHIAYHPDALCVAVGSVALAYLMDNPSQDTETQMLQTLLQPIIASKQSISKPITKEIKKTITTTNEAGEEVKEEIAETIEEMQEEIIYQTLIDAHISMEHLNALAQMLTTNPVLVLGADVYENANMQILAQILAILERKNVLKTIFIPPFANALGLAMICDLSPKESANEGFSIGFRDKGDFVCESNFISIDSQMPTSPTTPDFILPALNQMEGTYTSIDCRILPLKPALPFNGYDLSDIAKAFDMKGDYLIDYTSLICGCEFDDFKNEYLNDGTDMRGYRFKSLPLAPLDLPHSLPLTLPTYKQTFNAYKLHSPSQFNTYTAGSAHLQNKMGIYVSHALLQELGLEEGDSITLTDNIHQVKGAVFVDYYLNSSYFLINPMLEGADKVFNTTLWTHLHISHKEEA, via the coding sequence ATGAGTGAAATTACTATCACAATTAATGGGCAAAACATTGCCTGCAATGAAAGCGAAAGTATTTTACAAATCGCACGCAGAAAGGGCATTGAAATTCCTGCCATCTGTTATCTCTCTAACTGCTCTCCCACAGTGGCTTGTAAGCTATGTATGGTAGATATTGATGGTAAACGCAACTACTCTTGCAACGCAAAGGCTAAAGATGGTATGAATATCCTCACTCACACGCCTGAAATCCTCGAAGAACGCAATGCCATAATGCAAAGCTATGATGTCAATCACCCCTTACAATGCGGTGTGTGTGATAAAAGCGGCGAATGTGAGCTGCAAAACTATACCTTAAAAATGAATGTAACCACGCAGGAATATCATATTAAAGAAAGCGACAAACCTCACAAAAGCTGGGCAAAAGCCGTATATGACCCTAATCTTTGCATTATGTGCGAACGTTGCGCCACTACGTGTAAAGATAATCTAGGTGAATCCAAGCTCAAAGCCCAAAAAGCACCCTTAGAGCCACTCGATAATGCCTTATGGAAAGATTCTATGCCAAAGGACGCCTTGAGCGTATGGGCGCGGAAGCAAAAGGCATTGATTGATTTTGTAAGCGATACGCCTTGCTTTGATTGTGGTGAGTGTATTAGTGTGTGTCCTGTGGGGGCTTTAAGCACAAATGATTTTAAATATAAGTCTAATGCGTGGGAGCTAAAAAAGATAGATTCTACTTGTTTCCACTGCCCTATGGGCTGTAAAATCACCTATGAAGTCCGCCATAATGATACACTTGGCACACCACATATTTATCGTATAAAAAATGACTTTTATTTCAATCCTATCTGTGGTGCAGGGCGATATGGCTATGATGTAAGCTCAAGTATAAATCCCACACAGAATCTACAAGCAGCCATTGAAGCTTTCAAAAAGGCAACGCATATCAATATAGGTAATCAAACAACCAATGAAGAAGCCTTCGTGCTCAATCACCTTGCTAAGAGTCTAAATTGCACCCTGCATAATGATGAAGCCTTACATTTTAAGCATTTTATAAATACATTTCTCACATATGCACGAAAGAGTATGCTTAATCACCTTGATAGCTTTAGAGAATCCCAAAATGCCATTATCATAGGTAGTGCGCTTAATTATCAAGTACCAAATTTACGCTATATGCTCAATAACAAACTTAAGCTCCTTAAAGGCTCACAAGCCATATATATGCACCCGCTTGATGATAGCCTTACAACAAGCCTAAGTAAGAATCTTACTCATATTGCTTATCACCCCGACGCACTTTGTGTCGCTGTGGGAAGTGTGGCTCTAGCTTATCTTATGGATAATCCCTCACAAGATACAGAAACACAAATGCTTCAAACGCTTTTGCAGCCCATTATTGCAAGTAAGCAAAGTATTTCTAAGCCCATCACTAAAGAAATCAAAAAAACCATCACTACCACAAATGAAGCCGGTGAGGAGGTAAAAGAAGAGATTGCAGAAACTATTGAAGAAATGCAAGAGGAAATCATCTATCAAACTCTCATAGACGCACATATCAGTATGGAACATTTGAACGCATTAGCCCAAATGCTAACAACTAATCCCGTGCTTGTGCTTGGGGCTGATGTGTATGAAAATGCCAATATGCAGATATTGGCGCAAATTCTGGCTATTTTAGAGCGTAAAAATGTACTAAAAACTATCTTTATCCCGCCTTTTGCCAATGCGCTAGGCTTAGCGATGATTTGTGATTTAAGCCCTAAAGAAAGCGCAAATGAGGGCTTTAGCATAGGATTCCGCGATAAGGGCGATTTTGTATGTGAATCTAATTTCATAAGCATAGATTCACAAATGCCTACTTCCCCTACTACGCCTGATTTTATCCTCCCTGCGCTCAATCAAATGGAGGGCACTTATACGAGCATAGATTGCAGAATCTTGCCTCTCAAACCCGCGCTTCCCTTCAATGGTTATGATTTAAGCGATATTGCTAAGGCATTTGATATGAAAGGCGATTATTTGATTGATTATACAAGCCTTATTTGTGGCTGTGAGTTTGATGACTTTAAAAATGAATACTTGAATGATGGCACAGATATGCGTGGCTATCGTTTTAAAAGCCTTCCTCTTGCTCCATTGGATTTGCCACATTCACTCCCGCTTACATTACCCACTTATAAGCAAACATTCAATGCCTATAAGCTCCATTCTCCATCGCAATTTAATACTTATACCGCAGGAAGCGCGCATTTACAAAACAAAATGGGAATCTATGTAAGCCACGCCTTATTACAGGAATTAGGACTGGAAGAGGGAGATTCTATCACACTTACAGATAACATACATCAGGTAAAAGGCGCGGTATTTGTGGATTATTATCTTAATAGCTCTTATTTCCTTATTAACCCTATGCTTGAGGGTGCGGATAAGGTGTTTAATACTACCCTTTGGACACATTTACATATTTCACACAAGGAAGAAGCATGA
- the nuoH gene encoding NADH-quinone oxidoreductase subunit NuoH, whose amino-acid sequence MSDFSANIVETLLEIVIVLLIFSALAGFGTYLERKILGFFQKRIGPNYVGPYGLLQVLADGIKLFTKEDIIPQNAIKPIFIIAPSIAAITAFIAMAPIPFFPEFELFGYTIRPIIADINVGILFVLAVGSCGIYAPLLAGLSSGNKWSLLGGARAALQFLSFEVITFLSLLAPLMLVGSLSLIDINSYQQGGMLDWLIFKQPLAFGLFIVAAYVELNRTPFDLLEHEAELTAGFASEYSGLKWGMFFIGEYANMFATAFILSLIFCGGFNDWGIIPGGIAILLKVCFFIFLFMWVRASFPHVRPDQLMRMCWKIMLPLGLLNVLLTGCILLF is encoded by the coding sequence ATGAGTGATTTCAGCGCTAATATTGTAGAAACCCTCCTAGAAATCGTCATTGTTTTGCTTATTTTCTCTGCACTTGCAGGTTTTGGCACATATTTAGAACGCAAGATTCTAGGCTTTTTTCAAAAACGCATAGGACCAAACTATGTAGGACCCTATGGCTTATTGCAAGTGCTAGCCGATGGCATTAAGCTTTTTACTAAAGAGGATATTATCCCACAAAATGCGATTAAGCCTATTTTTATTATCGCTCCATCAATTGCTGCTATTACTGCCTTTATCGCTATGGCACCCATACCCTTTTTCCCAGAATTTGAGCTGTTTGGCTACACAATACGTCCTATTATCGCAGATATTAATGTAGGGATTCTCTTTGTCCTTGCTGTGGGTTCTTGTGGCATTTATGCACCACTTTTAGCGGGGTTAAGCTCGGGTAATAAATGGTCGCTCCTTGGGGGCGCTAGGGCAGCTTTGCAATTTTTAAGCTTTGAGGTGATTACATTCCTCTCACTCTTAGCCCCGCTTATGCTCGTTGGCTCTCTTTCACTCATTGATATTAATAGCTATCAGCAGGGTGGGATGCTTGATTGGCTCATTTTTAAGCAGCCTCTTGCCTTTGGGCTTTTCATCGTGGCTGCCTATGTCGAGCTTAACCGCACACCTTTTGACTTATTAGAGCACGAGGCGGAATTAACGGCGGGATTTGCAAGTGAATATAGCGGCTTAAAATGGGGTATGTTCTTTATTGGTGAGTATGCAAATATGTTTGCCACAGCATTTATCCTAAGCCTTATTTTTTGCGGTGGATTCAATGATTGGGGCATTATCCCCGGAGGCATTGCTATCTTACTTAAAGTATGCTTTTTTATCTTTTTGTTTATGTGGGTGAGGGCGTCATTCCCACACGTGCGTCCTGATCAGCTTATGCGTATGTGTTGGAAAATTATGCTTCCTTTAGGACTGCTTAATGTGCTGCTCACAGGCTGCATTTTATTATTTTAG
- the nuoI gene encoding NADH-quinone oxidoreductase subunit NuoI codes for MKNDYYVLTPRKKREVQSFPTRVAITLKATFSVDLFAGLKKALGVFFAPKVTIPYPIEVIPLSPRYRAIHKLQRLLESDNERCIGCGLCEKICTSNCIRIITDRGDDGRKKILSYSINFGRCIYCGLCAEVCPELAIVHSDMFENASVQRAHFGFKPTLLESKSSLIEFSGYGSLSPHADERMQPTPLSYVFTQDSQPSTESSTQENSNV; via the coding sequence ATGAAAAATGATTATTATGTTTTAACTCCTCGCAAAAAGCGTGAAGTGCAATCTTTCCCTACGCGTGTAGCCATCACACTCAAAGCCACCTTCAGCGTTGATTTATTTGCCGGCCTCAAAAAGGCTTTGGGTGTATTTTTTGCCCCTAAGGTAACTATCCCTTATCCAATCGAAGTAATCCCTCTAAGCCCACGATACAGGGCAATACATAAGCTTCAAAGACTTTTAGAATCCGATAATGAACGATGCATTGGCTGTGGATTATGTGAAAAAATCTGCACGAGTAATTGCATACGCATAATCACCGATAGGGGCGATGATGGACGAAAAAAGATTCTTAGTTATAGTATCAATTTTGGACGTTGTATTTATTGCGGATTATGCGCTGAAGTCTGCCCAGAACTTGCTATTGTGCATAGTGATATGTTTGAAAATGCAAGTGTACAGAGGGCGCACTTTGGCTTTAAGCCCACACTTTTAGAATCTAAATCCTCTCTCATAGAATTTAGCGGCTATGGCTCTCTATCACCTCACGCAGATGAACGTATGCAGCCTACTCCTCTAAGCTATGTCTTTACTCAAGATTCGCAACCTAGCACAGAATCTTCTACACAGGAGAATAGCAATGTTTGA
- a CDS encoding NADH-quinone oxidoreductase subunit J — translation MFETIAFYLFSTLCIVCFLIVATSSQILYVMTALASGMIFISGIFFVLDAEFLGVVQIVVYGGSVVALYAFAMMFFDSVKDVIESRKNQWVASVLCVGIAIVLVGAFGMPLVGNNLETIAISQNLIDIAEMNNIQMIGYVLFTKYLIPFEIAAFILLVAMVAGIVLSIKRSKNG, via the coding sequence ATGTTTGAAACTATCGCCTTTTATCTCTTTAGCACATTATGTATTGTGTGCTTTTTAATTGTGGCAACCTCCTCGCAGATTCTCTATGTGATGACCGCTCTTGCAAGTGGTATGATATTCATTTCGGGCATATTTTTTGTGCTTGATGCGGAATTTTTAGGCGTCGTGCAGATTGTTGTATATGGAGGCTCTGTTGTGGCGCTCTATGCCTTTGCAATGATGTTTTTTGATAGTGTGAAAGATGTCATAGAATCTCGCAAAAATCAATGGGTGGCAAGTGTGCTGTGTGTGGGGATTGCTATCGTGCTTGTGGGGGCATTTGGTATGCCTTTAGTAGGCAATAATTTAGAGACTATCGCTATTTCACAGAATCTTATTGATATTGCAGAGATGAACAATATCCAAATGATTGGCTATGTGCTCTTTACAAAATATCTTATTCCCTTTGAAATAGCCGCTTTTATACTGCTTGTGGCAATGGTAGCAGGAATTGTATTAAGTATCAAAAGGAGTAAGAATGGTTAG